From Nonlabens sp. Ci31, the proteins below share one genomic window:
- a CDS encoding TonB-dependent receptor family protein: protein MKRILSLVVIVVSIQLSQAQNEQPVDSVKNLKVIHLKPNSLIGSKFEAQNRTGSSYYMSSTDLSKFNYTDVNRALLSIPGVNVTEEDGFGLRPNISLRGTQAERSSKITLMEDGVLIAPAPYSAPAAYYFPNIARMEAIEVLKGSSQVQYGPFTTGGAINFVSSSIPNELNGYARMSMGNYNSRQTELRIGDSGEQWGYMVDFLNFSSDGFKSIDNGGNTGFDRNDYSGKLSYRSKASAKIQQSLTLKLQYSEGLDKETYLGLTDADFETNPYRRYLGSAVDNIVTEHDQIQLTHLIKPAHNITVQTTAYSNNFKRNWYKLDYVNTGNGRVSINNILTDPTTYASEYNAISSGQDTAEDVLGVKANNRVYYSRGVQSKVNLRFGNDILSDLELGVRYHTDQEDRFQWVDLYGVENGQLALTSPATRGTDANRVSDAEAIAFHALYKANFGKLTLTPGLRYEDITLTRDNYGSNDPGRTGASLSSRENSVNVFIPGVGANYRINNLWSFFGGVHKGFSPPGSAPDADAEESINYELGSRFLIKGLRGETTVFFNDYSNLLGSDLAAIGGGGTTDMFNAGEVNVAGIEVSFSYDLFEGNSNWSLPLTLNYTHTQTEFQNAFDSNVYGEVVIGDEIPYIAENQWSFLAGLSHSKFDINANARFVGEMRTVAGSGNTIASERVDRNFIIDISGRYNFNKNLTGTLNMINVLDNEYAVSRQPAGLRPGHPFGINAGLIARF from the coding sequence ATGAAAAGAATACTAAGTCTCGTTGTTATAGTTGTCAGTATTCAACTATCACAGGCCCAAAACGAACAACCAGTAGATTCTGTTAAGAATCTAAAAGTGATTCATCTCAAGCCTAATTCTCTCATAGGAAGTAAGTTTGAAGCTCAGAATAGAACAGGATCCTCTTACTATATGTCTTCAACAGACCTGAGCAAATTTAATTATACGGACGTGAACAGAGCTTTGCTCTCTATTCCTGGTGTAAACGTTACAGAAGAGGATGGTTTTGGATTGCGACCTAATATCTCATTAAGAGGTACACAAGCTGAGCGATCTTCAAAAATAACCTTGATGGAAGACGGGGTGCTTATCGCTCCAGCTCCTTACTCAGCTCCTGCAGCTTATTATTTTCCTAATATAGCTCGTATGGAAGCTATAGAAGTGTTAAAGGGTAGCAGTCAGGTGCAATATGGACCTTTTACTACTGGTGGGGCCATCAATTTTGTATCTAGCTCTATACCTAATGAGTTAAATGGTTACGCTCGAATGAGTATGGGGAACTATAATTCAAGACAGACTGAACTGCGTATAGGTGACAGTGGAGAACAATGGGGTTATATGGTAGATTTTTTAAACTTCAGTAGTGACGGATTTAAAAGTATAGATAATGGAGGAAACACCGGTTTTGATCGCAATGATTACAGTGGAAAATTAAGTTACAGGTCAAAGGCGTCTGCAAAAATCCAGCAATCGTTAACTTTAAAGTTACAGTACAGTGAAGGCTTAGATAAGGAAACTTATTTAGGTCTCACTGACGCAGATTTTGAAACAAATCCTTACAGAAGGTACTTAGGTAGTGCAGTTGATAATATTGTCACTGAGCACGATCAAATTCAATTGACACACCTTATCAAGCCTGCTCATAATATTACGGTTCAAACTACAGCTTATTCTAATAACTTTAAAAGAAACTGGTACAAACTCGATTATGTAAATACTGGAAATGGTAGGGTATCCATTAATAACATACTTACAGATCCCACGACTTACGCAAGTGAATACAATGCTATTTCTAGTGGACAAGATACTGCCGAAGATGTTTTGGGAGTAAAAGCAAACAATCGAGTGTATTATTCTAGAGGAGTTCAATCTAAGGTGAATCTAAGATTCGGCAATGATATTTTGAGTGATCTAGAATTAGGGGTACGTTACCATACAGATCAAGAAGATCGCTTCCAATGGGTGGATTTATACGGTGTAGAAAACGGTCAGTTAGCGCTAACTTCTCCGGCCACTAGAGGTACAGATGCTAACCGTGTGTCAGATGCCGAAGCGATTGCTTTTCATGCCCTCTACAAAGCAAACTTTGGAAAGTTAACATTAACTCCAGGTTTGAGATATGAGGATATCACCCTTACTAGAGATAATTACGGAAGTAATGATCCTGGTCGCACTGGTGCAAGCTTGAGCTCTCGGGAAAATAGCGTTAATGTTTTTATTCCTGGAGTAGGAGCAAATTACCGCATCAATAATCTATGGTCTTTCTTTGGAGGTGTTCATAAAGGATTTTCCCCTCCGGGAAGTGCACCTGATGCAGATGCGGAAGAAAGTATTAACTATGAATTAGGTTCTCGTTTTCTTATAAAAGGATTAAGAGGAGAAACTACGGTATTTTTTAATGATTACAGCAATTTATTAGGAAGTGATCTCGCCGCAATCGGTGGTGGAGGAACGACAGATATGTTCAACGCTGGAGAAGTAAATGTCGCTGGAATAGAAGTAAGTTTTTCTTATGATCTATTCGAGGGGAATAGTAATTGGTCATTACCACTTACCTTGAACTACACTCATACACAAACCGAGTTCCAAAATGCTTTTGATAGCAACGTTTATGGAGAGGTAGTCATAGGAGATGAAATTCCTTATATCGCAGAAAATCAATGGAGTTTTCTTGCAGGTCTGTCACATTCAAAATTTGATATCAATGCCAATGCTAGATTTGTAGGAGAAATGAGAACTGTTGCTGGATCAGGTAATACGATAGCTTCAGAAAGGGTAGATCGTAATTTTATAATTGATATTTCTGGAAGGTATAATTTCAATAAAAACCTGACTGGTACTTTAAACATGATTAATGTATTGGATAATGAGTATGCAGTGTCTCGACAACCAGCTGGTTTGCGACCTGGACACCCGTTTGGTATCAACGCTGGATTAATAGCTAGGTTTTAA
- a CDS encoding TlpA family protein disulfide reductase yields the protein MSLFIGTAGFARTIVYQTQIKGSVENSSFDKVTIKTINDRPIHTATVDSNGDFNLKAPLDTSFYLLEYGRESIYVHLDAKDRLEIYFDASDLEGTLQFKGVGAQKNKYLSKKARLTKEITKEVEVFYDVDENKFLENISNLKTRLQKELSEYNVKQSFIKQEEKSLQFNYLFSIQNFQNIYKYNLGKEINPSNAFYEELKGIDLENMSDYKTQPYYYYLVNSIWSKRIEAEDGFENMDNKFREISNNEVLNSIFIGFYSKITRNKDTAEDYYNLIKKYSTSEEFVTAAKEKLDSLFLIHKGDVSPSFTYEDIDGNKVSLEDFKGKLIYIDVWATWCAPCKKQIPYLKKLEEYFRKEDIVFISISVDDEKAYNSWKNMVESESLEGVQLFADNSFDSKFMEAYGISSIPRFIIIDQEGKVYDEQAPSPSFDKTKVLLELLLE from the coding sequence ATGAGCCTGTTTATAGGAACTGCAGGCTTTGCCCGTACAATTGTTTATCAAACTCAAATTAAAGGCTCGGTAGAGAATTCAAGTTTTGATAAGGTTACTATTAAAACAATAAATGATCGCCCAATCCATACTGCGACAGTTGATTCAAATGGGGATTTTAATTTAAAAGCACCCTTGGACACAAGCTTTTACTTACTTGAATATGGGCGGGAGTCGATTTATGTACATTTAGATGCTAAAGACAGATTGGAAATTTACTTTGATGCTAGTGATTTAGAAGGGACCTTGCAATTCAAAGGTGTTGGTGCTCAAAAAAATAAATATCTTTCAAAAAAAGCACGACTCACCAAAGAAATTACCAAAGAAGTAGAGGTGTTCTATGATGTTGATGAAAATAAATTTCTTGAAAATATTAGTAATTTAAAAACAAGACTTCAAAAGGAACTTTCTGAGTACAACGTCAAGCAGTCTTTTATCAAGCAAGAAGAGAAATCTCTTCAATTCAATTATTTATTTAGCATACAAAACTTCCAAAACATTTATAAATATAATTTAGGTAAAGAAATTAATCCGTCAAATGCATTTTATGAAGAGTTGAAAGGAATTGATTTGGAGAACATGTCAGATTATAAAACTCAACCTTACTATTATTACTTAGTAAACTCTATCTGGTCAAAACGTATTGAAGCAGAGGATGGATTTGAAAATATGGATAATAAATTTCGTGAAATCAGTAATAACGAGGTGTTGAATAGTATTTTTATTGGATTCTATTCTAAAATTACTCGAAATAAAGATACAGCAGAGGATTATTATAACCTTATTAAAAAATACTCCACAAGTGAAGAATTTGTTACAGCAGCTAAAGAAAAGCTGGATTCTTTATTTCTAATACATAAAGGAGATGTATCACCTTCATTTACTTACGAGGATATTGATGGTAACAAAGTGTCATTAGAAGATTTTAAAGGTAAGTTGATTTATATAGATGTTTGGGCAACTTGGTGTGCTCCTTGTAAAAAGCAAATACCTTATTTAAAAAAACTAGAGGAGTATTTCCGTAAAGAGGATATTGTTTTTATAAGTATATCTGTAGATGATGAGAAAGCTTACAATAGCTGGAAAAATATGGTAGAAAGCGAGAGCCTAGAAGGAGTACAACTATTTGCAGATAATTCTTTTGACAGTAAATTTATGGAGGCTTACGGCATTAGTTCCATTCCTAGATTTATAATTATAGATCAAGAAGGAAAAGTTTATGATGAGCAAGCTCCGAGCCCTTCTTTTGATAAAACAAAAGTATTGTTAGAATTATTATTAGAATAA
- a CDS encoding YegP family protein: MGKFEVYKNKSEEYRFRLKAGNGQNILASEGYKTKAALDNGMESVRKNSQEEKRYTKGVSTSGKPYFNLTATNGQVIGKSEMYESESARDNGIQSVMKNAPDAEVVDS; this comes from the coding sequence ATGGGAAAATTTGAAGTTTATAAAAATAAATCAGAAGAATACCGCTTTAGATTAAAAGCAGGTAATGGGCAAAATATATTAGCTAGTGAAGGCTATAAGACTAAAGCAGCTCTGGATAATGGTATGGAGTCGGTTCGTAAGAATTCGCAAGAGGAGAAGCGCTATACTAAAGGAGTAAGTACTTCTGGAAAGCCTTATTTTAACCTTACCGCTACCAATGGTCAAGTCATAGGAAAAAGCGAAATGTACGAGTCAGAAAGTGCTCGAGATAATGGTATCCAAAGCGTTATGAAAAATGCACCAGATGCAGAAGTGGTGGACTCTTAG
- the lysS gene encoding lysine--tRNA ligase: MQLSEQEIVRREKLGKLREMGIDPYPAALYPVDFTSKKIKADFQEGKQVVIAGRLMRKKIQGKASFGEIQDADGRIQVYFNRDEICPGDDKSMYNDVFKKLLDLGDFIGIKGELFKTQVGEITVNIKEYTLLSKALKPLPLPKKNAEGKTYDEFNDPETRYRQRYADLAVNPHVKEVFIKRTKLFNAMRSFFNEREYFEVETPILQPIPGGAAARPFKTHHNSLDMPLYMRIANELYLKRLIVGGFDGVYEFSKNFRNEGMDRTHNPEFTAMEIYVAYKDYNWMMDFTEELLENCAVSVNGETTSQFGEHKIEWKAPYPRITMRQSIIDFTGFDIDGKNEEELFAFAKAEGIEVNATMGKGKLIDEIFGEKCEGQYIQPTFITDYPKEMSPLCKQHRDNPELTERFELMVCGKEIANAYSELNDPIDQRERFEAQLALADRGDDEAMFIDQDFLRALEYGMPPTSGLGIGMDRLIMYLTNNPSIQEVLFFPQMKPENTVSVELNEEEQSVFDLLSKSGKIELDALKDQAGLSNKKWDKAIKGLTGKKVAKVSKTDEGLFVEVV, translated from the coding sequence ATGCAACTTTCTGAACAAGAAATCGTACGCCGTGAAAAACTCGGCAAGCTGCGTGAGATGGGAATAGACCCTTATCCAGCAGCGCTTTATCCAGTAGATTTCACCTCTAAAAAGATAAAAGCCGATTTCCAAGAAGGTAAACAGGTGGTTATTGCTGGACGTTTAATGCGCAAGAAGATACAAGGAAAAGCTTCTTTCGGAGAGATTCAAGATGCTGATGGACGTATTCAGGTTTATTTTAACCGAGACGAAATTTGTCCAGGTGATGATAAATCCATGTATAATGATGTGTTTAAAAAGTTATTAGACCTCGGTGATTTTATAGGAATCAAAGGAGAACTTTTTAAGACGCAAGTAGGTGAAATAACCGTTAACATTAAGGAATATACCTTATTGAGTAAGGCCTTAAAACCATTACCACTTCCTAAAAAGAATGCGGAAGGAAAGACCTACGATGAATTTAACGATCCAGAAACACGTTACAGACAGCGCTATGCAGATCTTGCAGTGAATCCGCATGTAAAGGAAGTATTTATTAAAAGAACCAAGCTTTTTAATGCCATGCGATCGTTTTTTAATGAACGTGAGTATTTTGAAGTAGAAACTCCTATTCTACAGCCTATTCCTGGTGGTGCCGCAGCGCGTCCTTTTAAAACGCATCACAACTCCCTAGACATGCCACTTTATATGCGTATTGCAAATGAGTTGTACTTAAAAAGATTGATCGTAGGTGGTTTTGACGGTGTGTATGAATTCAGTAAAAACTTCCGTAACGAAGGAATGGATCGCACGCACAATCCAGAATTTACAGCGATGGAAATATATGTAGCTTACAAAGACTACAACTGGATGATGGACTTCACAGAGGAGCTTCTTGAGAATTGCGCGGTAAGCGTGAATGGAGAAACAACCAGCCAGTTTGGAGAACACAAAATTGAATGGAAAGCACCTTACCCTAGAATAACCATGCGCCAGTCGATTATTGATTTCACAGGCTTTGATATTGATGGGAAAAATGAGGAAGAGTTGTTCGCTTTCGCGAAAGCGGAAGGAATAGAAGTCAACGCCACCATGGGGAAAGGAAAGTTAATCGACGAGATCTTCGGAGAGAAATGTGAAGGTCAGTATATCCAGCCTACGTTTATCACAGATTATCCTAAAGAAATGTCCCCCCTGTGCAAGCAACACCGAGATAATCCAGAATTAACCGAGCGTTTTGAATTAATGGTTTGTGGTAAAGAAATCGCAAATGCCTATTCAGAATTAAACGATCCTATAGATCAAAGAGAGCGTTTTGAAGCACAACTTGCCCTTGCCGATCGTGGTGATGATGAGGCGATGTTTATTGATCAAGACTTCTTAAGAGCACTGGAATACGGTATGCCTCCTACTTCTGGATTAGGAATAGGAATGGATAGATTGATCATGTATTTAACCAATAATCCATCGATTCAGGAAGTGCTGTTCTTCCCACAAATGAAGCCAGAAAACACTGTTTCAGTGGAGCTTAATGAAGAGGAACAGTCGGTTTTTGATTTGCTTTCTAAGTCAGGAAAAATCGAATTGGACGCTTTAAAAGATCAAGCTGGATTAAGTAACAAGAAATGGGATAAAGCTATCAAAGGACTTACTGGTAAGAAAGTAGCTAAAGTTTCTAAAACCGATGAAGGGCTTTTTGTGGAAGTGGTTTAA
- a CDS encoding class I SAM-dependent methyltransferase, whose amino-acid sequence MDLQKVFELNKETWNTKTGIHYESKFYDKQAFAKARNSLNSYEINALGEVTGKSLLHLQCHFGQDSLSWANKGAQVTAVDISDKAIELGKKLSAELELPVDFVCCNVLETSQHVKEQFDIVFTSYGSIGWLPDLKPWAQMIAERLRPGGLFYMVEFHPILWMFHYSKEKPILTYHYSQNEAIYDEYPGTYADPTSKMISKEYGWNHSLSEVIQSLLDAGLTLELFAEHDGSPYDVFPDMELHDDGLYYIKDGLNPSIFEVKVRK is encoded by the coding sequence ATGGATTTACAAAAGGTATTTGAGCTCAACAAAGAAACTTGGAATACCAAAACAGGTATTCATTATGAAAGTAAATTTTATGATAAGCAAGCTTTCGCGAAAGCGAGAAACTCATTAAACTCCTACGAGATCAACGCCCTTGGCGAGGTAACCGGCAAGAGTTTACTGCACTTGCAATGCCACTTCGGACAAGACTCATTGAGTTGGGCAAATAAAGGCGCACAAGTAACCGCTGTGGACATCTCTGATAAAGCCATCGAGTTAGGAAAAAAACTAAGCGCCGAATTAGAACTGCCAGTCGACTTTGTGTGCTGTAATGTTTTGGAGACTTCGCAACATGTAAAAGAGCAATTTGACATTGTTTTTACGAGTTATGGCAGCATAGGCTGGTTGCCAGATTTAAAACCTTGGGCGCAAATGATAGCCGAAAGATTACGGCCTGGCGGCCTTTTTTATATGGTGGAGTTCCATCCTATTTTATGGATGTTTCACTACAGTAAAGAAAAACCTATTTTAACATACCATTATTCACAAAACGAAGCCATCTACGATGAATATCCCGGCACCTATGCAGATCCTACTTCAAAAATGATTTCTAAAGAGTACGGATGGAACCATTCTTTGAGCGAAGTGATCCAGTCCTTACTTGATGCAGGTCTAACTTTAGAGCTTTTTGCTGAGCACGATGGCAGTCCCTATGATGTATTTCCTGATATGGAATTGCATGATGACGGACTTTATTATATTAAGGATGGATTAAACCCTTCGATTTTTGAGGTTAAGGTTAGGAAGTAG
- the lipB gene encoding lipoyl(octanoyl) transferase LipB, with protein sequence MNKKVNFQDLGRKDYKETWDYQEELFKNVLNTKIKNRREDAGLETSNHLLFVEHDHVYTLGKSGDLENLLANKALLEKIGATFYKINRGGDITYHGPGQITGYPILDLDNFFTDIHKYLRFLEEIFIKILADYGLKGERSDGETGVWLDVGTPFARKICALGVRASRWVTMHGFAFNVNTNLGYFDHIIPCGIDDKAVTSLATELKREVDLEEVKSKIKIYFTELFEAELV encoded by the coding sequence ATGAATAAAAAAGTTAATTTTCAGGATCTAGGTCGCAAGGATTACAAGGAGACTTGGGATTACCAAGAAGAACTTTTTAAGAATGTTCTAAATACTAAAATCAAAAACAGACGAGAAGATGCTGGACTGGAGACATCTAACCATTTACTTTTTGTAGAACACGATCACGTGTATACCTTAGGTAAAAGTGGTGATCTTGAAAATCTACTGGCAAATAAAGCTTTGCTTGAAAAAATAGGAGCTACTTTTTACAAGATCAATCGAGGTGGTGATATTACCTATCACGGGCCTGGACAGATTACGGGCTATCCCATTCTCGATCTGGACAATTTCTTTACCGACATTCACAAATACCTTCGTTTTCTAGAAGAAATTTTCATTAAAATCCTAGCCGATTATGGCCTCAAAGGAGAACGTAGTGATGGAGAGACTGGCGTGTGGCTGGATGTAGGAACTCCATTTGCTCGCAAGATTTGTGCTCTAGGAGTTCGCGCAAGTCGTTGGGTGACCATGCACGGTTTTGCCTTTAATGTCAATACAAATTTGGGGTACTTTGATCATATCATTCCATGCGGTATTGACGATAAAGCAGTGACTTCTCTAGCTACAGAATTGAAGAGGGAAGTAGACCTAGAAGAAGTGAAGTCCAAAATCAAAATTTATTTTACAGAGCTTTTTGAAGCAGAGTTGGTCTAA
- a CDS encoding YqaE/Pmp3 family membrane protein, protein MSIWRVILSVIFPPLAVIGKGCGSIIIVFILTLLGWIPGVIAALIILNNPDR, encoded by the coding sequence ATGAGCATCTGGCGTGTTATTCTTTCTGTTATCTTCCCACCACTAGCTGTTATAGGCAAAGGTTGCGGTTCTATTATTATTGTTTTTATTCTCACCCTACTAGGTTGGATTCCTGGTGTGATTGCTGCCTTGATTATTTTGAATAATCCAGATAGGTAA